One Deltaproteobacteria bacterium DNA window includes the following coding sequences:
- a CDS encoding HigA family addiction module antitoxin, with amino-acid sequence MKPNAASHSHPGRFVRENVIPSGMTVKDAAKRLGVGRPALSNFLNGNSALSPKMAVRLEKAFSADRQQLLDIQSGYDLQQRHATERAVAVRAFVPSFLTITARHIENWADSQIDARTRLSVLLRKLVQSTGHELRKVDFPGYDEAQRKGNDGFVEASAATPWVPEGLSYWEFGTNKKPAIKAESDYSARLNSVGGTERAAGTFVFVTPRRWPSKTTWEKLKNEAGDWKEVRAFDASDIEQWLEQSVPAQIWFAEQIGLPVNGYETLEQAWNRWSNASEPHLTPEIFAPSIAAYQGTFKEWLNKPSKKPFVISADSRDEALAFLACLFDALEVRQYKDLTAVFTSPATLRMVIASSVRFIPIVVSEDVERELVDAFCRLHCIIFRPRNAVNVDADITLDLLSHDAFEKALTVAGMARNDISRLARESGRSPTILRRRLSRNAAIRTPVWAGDDQTAKALVSMALIGAWDAEREADREISACVADRRYEAVEGDVMPLLQFDDSPVWSAGRHRGIVSKIDALFAIARMITPEDLDRFFFAAEFVLSETDPALELPEEDRWAAAFYGKTRDYSNALREGICETLVILSVHGNNLLRSRIGIDVEGKVSNLIHKLLTPLTLEKLLSHDDNLPYFAEAAPDEFLRLIEDDLSQNEPLVFGLLKPVDSDSIFASPSRTGLLWALECLAWNPRNLSRVAKILARLSRLNIDDNWVNKPGASLQAIFRSWMPQTAASVEQRVKALKALVRNFSDVVWAICIAQIRPGRRFGHDSYRPRWRSDASGVGQVVTRKELHDFTREALDILLAWPSHDETTLGDLVESLEGIPKDERNKVWDLIDQWSCSATESAKATLRERIRRFALTRRARHLEIGETARDRARETYDKLQPKDPVSRHNWLFANHWVEESAHEFEEDDFDWRKREDRIDKLRREAMSELWTEYGFEGVKELLAATDAARIVGHYAILSVTRVEERVDFIRHCLSLDEDLRNNAEACLQGALWAIEDKPRTEVLKAVAVTLPAGDRTRMFVHAPFRESTWRLLDSYGEDIRNSYWKDVLPSWDRHTPVELVEIIDRLLEAGRPRAAFHAVHMNIEHVETSRLKRLLRAVATVNAEPVGHFKIDGHYISEAFDVLDRRPDVSPDETAHLEFFFIDTLTHSKHGIPNLERMIAESPTLFIQAVALAYKRIDGKEDPPEWTIENPEQRESVALAAHLLLEQLRMIPGTDANGGTDAGALSRWLDEVRRLCREHGRTQIGDHCLGQLFAKAPADADGFWPCKAVCEAMEKVASREIGRGFHIGVRNSRGVHWRGEGGQQERDLAAKYRALAEQLHFDFPYMGGVLEGIAVSYDDDADWQDSEATITKRLRS; translated from the coding sequence ATGAAACCTAATGCCGCCTCTCATTCCCATCCAGGCAGGTTTGTCCGGGAGAACGTCATCCCCTCTGGCATGACGGTCAAAGACGCCGCCAAGCGACTTGGTGTCGGCCGGCCGGCACTTTCCAATTTCCTTAACGGGAATTCGGCGCTGTCCCCCAAGATGGCCGTCAGGTTGGAGAAGGCCTTTAGCGCTGACCGCCAGCAACTCTTGGATATCCAGTCGGGGTACGATCTGCAACAGCGACACGCTACTGAAAGGGCGGTCGCGGTGCGGGCCTTCGTTCCGAGTTTCCTGACCATTACGGCAAGGCATATAGAAAACTGGGCCGACAGCCAGATTGATGCCCGCACCCGCCTATCAGTGTTGCTGCGGAAGTTGGTGCAGTCAACCGGCCACGAGCTCCGCAAGGTCGACTTCCCGGGTTACGACGAGGCTCAGCGCAAAGGCAACGATGGTTTCGTCGAAGCCTCCGCCGCCACCCCTTGGGTTCCCGAAGGGCTCTCGTATTGGGAGTTCGGCACCAACAAGAAACCGGCGATCAAAGCAGAGAGCGACTATTCCGCTCGCCTAAACTCCGTTGGCGGCACCGAGCGGGCAGCCGGCACTTTCGTGTTTGTCACCCCCCGCCGATGGCCAAGCAAGACGACGTGGGAGAAACTGAAGAACGAAGCGGGAGACTGGAAAGAAGTGAGAGCGTTCGATGCGAGCGACATCGAGCAGTGGCTGGAGCAATCCGTACCGGCACAGATCTGGTTTGCCGAGCAAATCGGATTGCCTGTTAATGGTTACGAGACTCTTGAGCAAGCATGGAATCGATGGTCGAATGCCAGCGAGCCACATCTGACGCCTGAAATCTTCGCACCGTCGATCGCAGCGTACCAAGGCACATTCAAGGAGTGGCTCAACAAACCGAGCAAAAAGCCGTTTGTTATCTCAGCTGACTCGCGGGACGAAGCACTTGCCTTTCTTGCCTGCCTGTTTGATGCGCTAGAAGTCCGTCAATACAAAGACCTCACCGCCGTCTTCACCTCTCCGGCGACTCTCCGGATGGTGATCGCATCCTCAGTTCGGTTCATTCCGATCGTTGTCTCCGAGGATGTCGAGCGCGAACTTGTCGACGCTTTCTGCCGACTTCATTGCATCATATTCCGTCCTCGCAACGCTGTGAATGTTGATGCAGACATTACGCTCGATCTCCTCAGCCATGACGCCTTCGAGAAGGCACTCACCGTCGCAGGGATGGCAAGAAACGATATCAGTCGGCTCGCGAGGGAATCCGGCCGTTCGCCGACGATCCTTCGTCGCCGCCTCTCGAGGAATGCTGCGATCAGGACGCCAGTATGGGCAGGCGATGACCAGACCGCGAAGGCCCTCGTGTCCATGGCCCTGATCGGAGCCTGGGATGCGGAGCGAGAAGCGGATCGCGAAATATCCGCCTGTGTGGCCGATCGGCGATACGAGGCGGTCGAAGGTGACGTCATGCCCCTGCTTCAGTTCGATGACAGCCCGGTGTGGTCTGCCGGACGCCACCGGGGTATCGTCTCGAAGATCGACGCATTGTTCGCGATTGCGAGAATGATCACACCCGAAGACCTCGACCGGTTTTTCTTCGCCGCGGAGTTTGTGCTTTCCGAGACTGATCCTGCCCTTGAGCTGCCGGAAGAAGACAGGTGGGCGGCAGCGTTTTACGGCAAGACGCGGGACTACTCCAACGCGTTGCGTGAGGGCATCTGCGAGACACTCGTCATCCTGTCAGTGCATGGGAACAACCTTCTTCGGAGCCGTATCGGGATTGATGTCGAGGGCAAGGTTTCTAACCTGATCCACAAGCTCTTGACGCCGCTAACGCTTGAGAAGTTGCTCTCACACGATGACAACTTGCCGTATTTTGCAGAAGCCGCACCCGACGAATTTCTGCGACTCATCGAAGATGACTTGAGCCAGAATGAACCTCTCGTTTTTGGCCTTCTCAAGCCGGTCGACAGCGATTCGATATTCGCTTCGCCGTCTCGGACGGGTCTTCTCTGGGCCTTGGAGTGTCTTGCGTGGAACCCCCGCAACCTCTCGCGTGTTGCCAAAATCCTTGCCCGGCTCTCCAGGTTGAACATTGACGACAATTGGGTCAACAAGCCGGGCGCCAGCCTTCAAGCCATCTTCAGATCTTGGATGCCGCAGACAGCGGCATCAGTGGAACAGCGGGTCAAAGCGTTGAAAGCACTCGTCAGAAATTTCTCTGATGTCGTCTGGGCGATCTGTATCGCACAGATCAGGCCGGGTCGACGGTTTGGCCACGACAGCTACCGGCCCCGTTGGCGCAGCGATGCTTCCGGGGTGGGCCAGGTGGTCACGCGCAAGGAGTTGCATGACTTCACCCGCGAGGCTCTGGATATTCTGTTGGCTTGGCCGTCTCACGATGAAACGACTCTTGGCGACCTCGTCGAATCACTCGAGGGCATCCCAAAGGACGAACGGAACAAGGTCTGGGATTTGATCGACCAATGGTCCTGTAGTGCAACCGAGTCTGCAAAGGCCACGTTGCGCGAACGCATCCGGCGGTTTGCCCTCACCCGGCGCGCCCGCCATCTGGAAATTGGAGAAACAGCTCGCGACCGCGCGCGGGAGACCTACGACAAACTCCAACCCAAAGATCCGGTTTCTCGGCATAATTGGCTGTTCGCCAATCATTGGGTAGAGGAATCTGCCCACGAATTCGAAGAGGACGATTTCGACTGGCGAAAACGCGAGGACCGAATCGACAAGCTTCGGCGCGAGGCGATGAGCGAGCTCTGGACGGAGTACGGCTTCGAAGGGGTCAAGGAATTATTGGCCGCTACCGACGCCGCCCGCATCGTTGGCCATTACGCGATATTGTCCGTTACCCGGGTTGAGGAGAGAGTCGACTTCATCCGGCACTGCCTTTCTCTTGACGAAGACCTTCGGAATAATGCCGAGGCGTGTTTACAAGGCGCCCTTTGGGCCATCGAAGACAAGCCGCGCACGGAGGTGTTAAAGGCAGTGGCCGTAACACTGCCCGCCGGTGACCGTACGCGTATGTTTGTACATGCGCCGTTCCGGGAATCGACCTGGCGTCTACTGGACAGCTATGGAGAGGACATCCGCAACAGTTACTGGAAGGACGTGCTCCCATCTTGGGACCGACATACGCCTGTCGAGCTTGTCGAGATAATCGACCGCCTGCTGGAGGCTGGTCGGCCGCGCGCGGCCTTCCACGCCGTCCACATGAATATCGAACATGTCGAGACCTCCCGCCTCAAGCGGTTGCTGCGTGCTGTCGCCACGGTCAACGCCGAACCGGTAGGCCATTTCAAGATCGACGGGCACTATATTTCCGAAGCCTTCGATGTGCTTGATCGTCGTCCGGACGTTTCTCCTGACGAAACAGCTCACTTGGAATTCTTCTTCATCGATACCCTCACTCACAGCAAGCATGGAATCCCGAATCTCGAACGCATGATCGCGGAATCGCCGACGCTGTTCATCCAGGCGGTTGCCCTTGCATACAAGAGAATTGACGGAAAAGAAGATCCGCCGGAATGGACGATCGAAAACCCCGAACAGCGAGAGTCAGTCGCACTGGCAGCCCATCTCCTTCTCGAACAGTTGAGGATGATTCCCGGCACAGACGCGAACGGTGGGACCGACGCGGGAGCGCTTTCACGGTGGCTTGACGAAGTGCGGCGCCTTTGCCGCGAGCACGGCCGTACCCAGATTGGAGATCATTGTCTCGGCCAGCTTTTTGCCAAGGCGCCCGCGGACGCAGACGGCTTTTGGCCGTGCAAAGCAGTCTGCGAGGCAATGGAGAAGGTAGCCTCTCGGGAGATCGGCAGAGGCTTCCATATCGGTGTTCGAAACTCTCGCGGCGTTCACTGGCGGGGTGAAGGGGGCCAGCAGGAACGGGACCTTGCTGCAAAATATCGTGCTTTGGCCGAACAACTGCACTTCGATTTTCCTTACATGGGTGGGGTTCTTGAGGGCATTGCCGTCTCTTACGATGACGACGCTGATTGGCAGGACTCCGAAGCAACGATCACGAAGAGGCTTCGAAGTTGA